Genomic segment of Deltaproteobacteria bacterium:
TTCGATGACATGAGCAGCTCGTTGATCGGTCATCCCACGACCGTTATCCTGCCAACGATTCTTGCCCTGGGGGAGTATCAGAAAATCAGTGCCAGAAAGGCGTTGGAAGCTTACGTACTGGGTGTCGAGGTTGCCTGCGCATTGGGAAGGCTTATGAATCCAGGCCACTATCAGCAGGGTTGGCACCCGACAACGTCACTGGGTATCTTCGGAGCAACTGCAGCCGCGGGCAAGCTGCTTGGAGTGAGCGAAGCGGAACTGGCCCATGCCTTTGGCATAGCGGCAAGCGAGGCTTCTGGCATACGGGAAAACTTCGGGACGATGACAAAACCGTTTCACGCGGGAAGAGCGTCTGCCAAGGGCTTTCTGTCAGCCATGCTGGCTAGGACGGGATTCAACTCATCGGACAGGGCCTTTGAGGGCGATGCCGGATTCTTACGGGCTACATGCGACCACTATGACATTGAAGAAACTTTGAAAACGCTGGGTAATCCATACGAGTTGGTATCACCCGGGCTCTCTATTAAGAAGTATCCGTCATGCGGAGCTACTTCCAATGGTATTGACGCCATGATCAGTCTGGCGGAAGACAACGCCATTCTGACTGATTCCGTCAAGAGCATAGAGTGTGGTTCGGTTCCAATCGCGAAAGACGTCCTGATATACGAAGTACCCAGAAATGGTTTAGAGGGTAAGTTCAGCATGCATTTTTGCCTGGCGGTGGCACTGGCGGAAAAGAAGGTAACTCTCGAGCATTTTCATGATCCATGGATCAATAATCCCACCATCAGTGATCTGATGAATAAAACGACGTTCACCGTTGCTCCCGAACTGGCACAGTATGGCTATCGAGGGACGTTTAACACACTGTTGAAAGTTTCCCTTTTCAATGGTGATGAGTATGTGCTCAAGGTCGATCACGCCAAAGGTTCTCCGGAGAACCCTCTTTCCGAAGCTGAGGTGTTTGAAAAATATACACATTGTGCGGAGGGGGTCTTGCCAGACGGCAAAATCGAACGATCAATTGAAATGCTGAGCGATTTTCCCATGCTTGAAGATCTGTCGGACTTGCTGAAAGTCCTGCGGAAATAAGGGGAAGGATGGAAAAATGAAATTATTCGAGCCATGTAAAATAGGCACTATTGAGTTAAAGAATCGATTGGTCCTGGCGCCTATGTCAAACAATATGACGGATAACGGGTTCGTTACTGAAGAGGCGATACACTTTTACAAGGCACGTGCGGAGGGAGGAGTGGGACTCATCACCGTTGAGGATGGCATTGTTGATTATCCTCTTGCAAACAATGTCAAATCCCCCGTGGCCATCAGTGATGATAAATACATTCCCATGTTGAAAAAGCTGAATGATACGATACATCAATACGATGTAAAGACAGTCATGCAGTTGGCTCATGCCGGCAGACGGGCGGGTCGGGTAGCCAAATCAGGGTGCCTGGAAGTGACGAGGGGGAAAATCCCTGTCGCTCCGTCTGCGCTGGCGCACCCCGTTTCCGGGTATGTGGTGCCTCATGAATTGTCCAGAGATGAGATACGGGAGATAATTGAACAGTTCGGACAGGGAGCGAGAAGAGCGGTAAAAGCCGGTTTTGATTTTATTGCACTCCATTGTGCCCATATGTACCTCTGTGGGGAATTTCTATCGCCATGGGCGAATAAGAGGAAGGATGAGTATGGAAGAGGATTGAAGGGACGGCTCAGATTCGTATTGGAGGTGATTGAGCGGATACGGGCTGAAGCCGGGGAAGATCATCCCATTATTGTGAGAATCAATGGACAGGAACCCAGAGGAGGCAACAGCCTGGCAGATATACGCAGGATTGCGCAGGCGCTGGAAAAGGCAGGTGTTGACGCAATCCATGTGTCGGTCGGGTTTGCCGCCACGATCAAAGACCCGGAGTTTATTCCTTCCATCCCCTCGATGCGTTTTCCCGACGGGCCAATAATTCATCTCGCGAAGAATGTGAAAGATGGCGTTTCCATTCCGGTCATTGCAGTGAATAAAATACGAGACGCCAGGTTTGCGGAACAGATACTGCAGGAGGGGAAGGCTGATCTGATAGCGATGGGCAGAACGCTGGTTGCTGATCCTGAATTCCCCAAAAAATCGAAAGAGGGACGGTACGATGATGTGCGACCCTGTATATCCTGCTGTCAGGGTTGTATCAACAGAGTATTAGCCGATCTTCCCATGAAATGTACCGTGAATCCCCTGGTCGGGAGAGAAGGGGAAAAGATCATTGAGCCTGCCGACCCCCCCAGGAAGGTAATGATCGTCGGCGGTGGACCGGCCGGTCTTGAAACAGCCCTTATCAGTGCGCAAAGAGGGAATACTGTGGTGCTGTATGAACAAAGTGGGAGCCTGGGAGGACAGATGAAGGATGCGGCGCTCCTGCCGTTTAAAAAGGAAATCAAGAAATTCACGGATTACCTGATCAGACAGGTTACCAAAGCTGGAGTCGCGATTACATTAAACACGGTCGTCACGAATGAAATCATCAAAAAGGTAAGACCGGACATTTTAATAATGGCGGTTGGCGCCCAGCCGATCATTCCGGAGATACCGGGTGTGAATAACGGGAACGTGGTAAAGGCGCAGGATGTGCTGAGAGAAACCGTCGATGTGGGGAACCGTGTACTGATAATCGGTGGTGGCGAATTAGGCCTGGAGACGGGCGAATTCCTTGGTCTCAAAGGCAAGAAGGTCACAATCGTCGAAATGACGAGTACGGTGGGAGCCACTATGCCTTCACAGACAAGGATGCCTCTTATGTTCAATCTTGAAAATCACAAAGTGAAAATCCTGACGCTGGCAACCCCTGTGAGCATAAATGACAAGGGCGTGGTGATAGAACAGTTGGGGAAAAAGAAACTCATTCCTGCGGATACCGTGGTTATCGCTGCCGGTTATAGGCCGCCGGACCGATCCGATATACAATCCCTGACCAAAGATGCCGCCTCTGTGATCATTATGCTCGGCAATTGTGGGAGTGTGGGTGATATCATGAATGCAGTCGAGAATGGGTTCAACTTTGCAGCGAGCATATAAGGAGATAACCGGGTGAGTGCGACAAAAATATTGGCGGATCATGTTTCTTCAATTCGGTATGAGACTCTCTCCGAGGAAGTTGTGCAGAAGACCAAGGCCACCATTCTTGATACACTTGGTTGTGCAATTGCCGGTTTTACCCTGGCTTCCGATGAGATATCGCCCCTTTTACATCTGATTATGGAATCCGGCGGGCGACCGGAAGCAACAATTATCGGGTCCGGCAACCGGACATCCTGCCTCAATGCCGCGCTGGTCAACAGTTCGATGACACATACCATTGATTATGATGATACTCATGTGCCATCGCTCGCACATTTCGGATGCTGCACGGTACCCGCGGCCATTGCCCTGGGTGAAAAGATAGATGCCGGTGGCGCGGAGATCATAGCGGCTGTTGTGGCGGGTTTTGAAGCGGCGAGCAAGGTGGCACGGAGTGTCATGCCGAGCCATTATAGCTACTGGCACAGCACTGCAACAAATGGCGTCATCGCTGCAGCGGCAACTGTGGCGAATCTGTTGAAATTTAACAGCGAGAAGACGGAGATGACCCTGGGTATGGCTGCCGATCAGGCCGCAGGGAGCCGGTATTGCCTGGACTACGGAGATTTCACAAAAAGTCTGCACCCGGGGATGGCAGCCTTTAACGGCATGCTTGCCGGGCTTTTGATTCAAAGAGGGAGCATCGGGCCAAAGGATTTCTTTGACTACGATAAAGGGTATTGCAACGTGTATTCCGATGAACCGCATATTAATATGATGACGGAGAATCTGGGCTCTCCCTATGAAATCATGATCAATGACATCAAGGGATTTCCAACAATTCTGTGCAGTCACACACCGGTACAGGCAACTCTGAAATTAGTTGAGGAAAATCATCTTCAAGCGTCGGATATCGAAAAGATCGTTGTTAAAATGGTAACGCTGCCAAAGGGACAGGGATGTAATTATAATCCCGATACGCCAATGGCCGCGAGGTTGAGCATACCCTATTGCGTTGCCCTGGCCATAATTGATAGGGCGGTTCAGCTAGAGTATTTTGAGATGGAGAAAATTCATGATCCCCGGATAAGGGAACTCATGGGGAAAATAACGATTTATCCAGACCCCGAATTGGATACATTCAAACCCGATATGCCGGCTGTCGTTGAGATTACGGACAAGAAAGGAAGGCACTTCGAATTGAAGTCCTTATATCCGAAGGGCTCTGTTAAAAATCCCATGACGGATGAGGAAATAAAAGAGAAGTTTATCCTGTTGGCATCCAACACTGTCAGTAAAACCAAGGCAAACAAAATAGTCAGCACCATAGATACGCTGGAAACAACACG
This window contains:
- a CDS encoding MmgE/PrpD family protein, with translation MVMSLSRQLANFVLETDYDSVPQTALQRAKHHIIDCLGCMLAGTREPLAGILGTYIDTVGGRPQASILGSETQTSIYNAAMINGTLGHALDFDDMSSSLIGHPTTVILPTILALGEYQKISARKALEAYVLGVEVACALGRLMNPGHYQQGWHPTTSLGIFGATAAAGKLLGVSEAELAHAFGIAASEASGIRENFGTMTKPFHAGRASAKGFLSAMLARTGFNSSDRAFEGDAGFLRATCDHYDIEETLKTLGNPYELVSPGLSIKKYPSCGATSNGIDAMISLAEDNAILTDSVKSIECGSVPIAKDVLIYEVPRNGLEGKFSMHFCLAVALAEKKVTLEHFHDPWINNPTISDLMNKTTFTVAPELAQYGYRGTFNTLLKVSLFNGDEYVLKVDHAKGSPENPLSEAEVFEKYTHCAEGVLPDGKIERSIEMLSDFPMLEDLSDLLKVLRK
- a CDS encoding FAD-dependent oxidoreductase; protein product: MKLFEPCKIGTIELKNRLVLAPMSNNMTDNGFVTEEAIHFYKARAEGGVGLITVEDGIVDYPLANNVKSPVAISDDKYIPMLKKLNDTIHQYDVKTVMQLAHAGRRAGRVAKSGCLEVTRGKIPVAPSALAHPVSGYVVPHELSRDEIREIIEQFGQGARRAVKAGFDFIALHCAHMYLCGEFLSPWANKRKDEYGRGLKGRLRFVLEVIERIRAEAGEDHPIIVRINGQEPRGGNSLADIRRIAQALEKAGVDAIHVSVGFAATIKDPEFIPSIPSMRFPDGPIIHLAKNVKDGVSIPVIAVNKIRDARFAEQILQEGKADLIAMGRTLVADPEFPKKSKEGRYDDVRPCISCCQGCINRVLADLPMKCTVNPLVGREGEKIIEPADPPRKVMIVGGGPAGLETALISAQRGNTVVLYEQSGSLGGQMKDAALLPFKKEIKKFTDYLIRQVTKAGVAITLNTVVTNEIIKKVRPDILIMAVGAQPIIPEIPGVNNGNVVKAQDVLRETVDVGNRVLIIGGGELGLETGEFLGLKGKKVTIVEMTSTVGATMPSQTRMPLMFNLENHKVKILTLATPVSINDKGVVIEQLGKKKLIPADTVVIAAGYRPPDRSDIQSLTKDAASVIIMLGNCGSVGDIMNAVENGFNFAASI
- a CDS encoding MmgE/PrpD family protein; the encoded protein is MSATKILADHVSSIRYETLSEEVVQKTKATILDTLGCAIAGFTLASDEISPLLHLIMESGGRPEATIIGSGNRTSCLNAALVNSSMTHTIDYDDTHVPSLAHFGCCTVPAAIALGEKIDAGGAEIIAAVVAGFEAASKVARSVMPSHYSYWHSTATNGVIAAAATVANLLKFNSEKTEMTLGMAADQAAGSRYCLDYGDFTKSLHPGMAAFNGMLAGLLIQRGSIGPKDFFDYDKGYCNVYSDEPHINMMTENLGSPYEIMINDIKGFPTILCSHTPVQATLKLVEENHLQASDIEKIVVKMVTLPKGQGCNYNPDTPMAARLSIPYCVALAIIDRAVQLEYFEMEKIHDPRIRELMGKITIYPDPELDTFKPDMPAVVEITDKKGRHFELKSLYPKGSVKNPMTDEEIKEKFILLASNTVSKTKANKIVSTIDTLETTRSIRSLAELF